The following proteins are co-located in the Schistocerca nitens isolate TAMUIC-IGC-003100 chromosome 2, iqSchNite1.1, whole genome shotgun sequence genome:
- the LOC126235418 gene encoding uncharacterized protein LOC126235418, with translation MVNWRKKFTCNNHKVMMMTQAMSAEASSTIMENLIVLFHVDDGLLMGPGETVHNYTKQLHVEFDMVVGEVDCYLGLQVQRFNDCMKINQTAYVKKLLARYHMTYAKPISLPIAPDWIPGNSPPATDTNTYQEIIGSLTYLTLGTLPDLAYAVNVASRA, from the exons ATGGTAAACTGGAGGAAGAAATTTACATGCAACAACCACAAGGTTATGATGATGACACAGGCCATGTCTGCAGAAGCAAGCAGCACAATTATG GAAAATTTAATCGTTTTATTTCACGTGGATGATGGATTGTTAATGGGACCTGGTGAAACAGTTCATAATTacacaaaacagttacatgtaGAGTTTGATATGGTAGTAGGTGAAGTGGATTGTTATCTTGGCTTGCAAGTCCAAAGATTTAATGATTGTATGAAGATTAATCAGACTGCATATGTGAAAAAACTGTTAGCCAGGTATCATATGACTTATGCAAAGCCAATATCATTACCAATTGCGCCTGATTGGATACCTGGTAATTCACCACCAGCTACTGATACCAACACTTACCAAGAAATTATAGGCAGTCTCACATATTTAACATTGGGGACACTTCCAGATCTAGCTTATGCTGTAAATGTTGCTTCAAGAGCATAA